One window of the Deltaproteobacteria bacterium genome contains the following:
- a CDS encoding EamA family transporter codes for MAPLPLLLVLGSALLHALWNHLLKGHPTPEQMVAPVIVLATLLSFAVALAQGALSLPPGALPFTLLAGLGEGAYFATLARALALSPLGQVYALSRGGALLLVWPVSLLWLGEPLSLVSLAGAGGLAGGLVLCSFERGRGPRVGRGLLFAAASAVAIAGYHLCYKQALGLGAPPALVFSLSLTLGVCVPIYRLARPRARVFLEVVRGAPFRIALAGLSCGGSFLLLLTALASSGAGAVVTLRNTSVLYAQLFALVGGERPSRRQWLGVLLVAAGAVTLGVGGR; via the coding sequence ATGGCCCCCCTTCCGCTCCTCCTCGTCCTCGGTTCGGCGCTCCTGCACGCCCTCTGGAACCACCTGCTCAAGGGGCATCCCACCCCCGAGCAGATGGTGGCGCCGGTGATCGTCCTGGCCACGCTCCTGTCGTTCGCGGTGGCTCTGGCGCAGGGGGCGCTCTCCCTCCCTCCCGGCGCGCTTCCCTTCACGCTCCTCGCCGGGCTCGGCGAAGGGGCCTACTTCGCCACCCTGGCCCGCGCGCTGGCCCTCAGCCCCCTCGGCCAGGTCTACGCCCTCTCGCGTGGGGGAGCGCTCCTGCTCGTCTGGCCGGTCTCGCTGCTCTGGCTCGGGGAGCCGCTCTCTCTCGTTTCGCTCGCGGGCGCCGGCGGCCTCGCGGGCGGCCTGGTCCTCTGCAGCTTCGAGCGCGGTCGTGGCCCCCGCGTCGGACGGGGCCTGCTCTTCGCGGCCGCGAGTGCCGTCGCGATCGCCGGCTATCACCTCTGTTACAAGCAGGCGCTCGGGCTGGGCGCTCCCCCGGCGCTGGTCTTCTCGCTCTCGTTGACGCTCGGGGTGTGCGTCCCGATCTACCGGCTGGCGCGCCCCCGGGCCCGCGTCTTTCTCGAGGTCGTGCGCGGCGCCCCCTTCCGCATCGCGCTGGCCGGCCTCTCGTGCGGCGGCTCGTTTCTGCTGCTGCTCACGGCGCTCGCGTCGTCGGGGGCGGGGGCGGTGGTCACCCTGCGCAATACCTCAGTGCTCTACGCGCAGCTCTTCGCCCTCGTGGGCGGGGAACGCCCCTCCCGCCGGCAGTGGCTCGGGGTGCTGCTCGTGGCCGCGGGCGCGGTAACGCTCGGCGTCGGCGGGCGTTGA